A section of the Pseudomonas lini genome encodes:
- a CDS encoding amino acid permease — translation MTTQIKNDQPDPESNFKKEMQTRHIVMLALGGVIGTGLFLTSGYTVNQAGPLGAVIAYIIGAVMVYLVMVCLGELAVQMPETGSFSSYATRYLGPGTGYTVAWLYWLTWAVAIGSEFTAAGILMVRWFPETPVWIWSALFAMAVFSSNVASVRLFAETEFWLSLIKVLTVITFIVIGGAAIFGLFQVQHLQGVGLSNFTREGLFPTGFLPIAMTLLAVSFAFSGTELIGIAAGEAQDPQTSVPKAIRTTVVRLALFFVGTIFVLATLLPREQAGIIESPFVMVFELIGIPYSADIMNFVILTALISAANSGLYAASRMLWTLSDQGHMPKRYARLSRRGTPVNAIVLSMAGAVASLLSSVLAPDTVYLALVSISGLAVVVVWMSIAASQIAFRRHYVANGGRVEDLHFRVRGYPWVPIGALLCCLLACVGIAFDPEQRVALYFGLPFIAWCYFVYWITRKKREERLALAAAVHHSAGAA, via the coding sequence ATGACCACTCAAATAAAAAATGATCAGCCCGATCCAGAATCAAACTTCAAGAAAGAAATGCAAACCCGCCACATTGTGATGTTGGCGTTGGGCGGTGTTATCGGCACGGGATTATTCCTTACTTCCGGTTACACCGTTAATCAGGCAGGGCCGCTCGGCGCGGTGATTGCCTACATCATCGGTGCGGTGATGGTGTATCTGGTGATGGTCTGTCTCGGTGAGTTGGCGGTACAGATGCCAGAAACCGGATCTTTCAGTAGCTACGCAACTCGATACCTGGGCCCCGGCACGGGCTATACCGTGGCGTGGTTGTACTGGCTCACTTGGGCGGTCGCTATTGGCTCTGAGTTTACGGCTGCGGGTATCCTGATGGTTCGGTGGTTCCCTGAGACACCGGTCTGGATCTGGAGCGCGCTTTTTGCCATGGCGGTCTTTTCAAGCAACGTTGCCTCTGTTCGTTTGTTTGCAGAAACCGAGTTCTGGCTTTCACTCATCAAAGTTTTGACCGTTATTACTTTTATTGTCATTGGTGGTGCGGCTATTTTCGGTCTCTTCCAAGTACAGCATTTGCAGGGTGTCGGGCTCTCAAACTTTACCCGTGAAGGGCTTTTCCCGACAGGCTTCTTACCCATTGCAATGACACTTCTAGCTGTCTCCTTCGCATTTTCCGGGACTGAGCTTATCGGGATTGCCGCCGGTGAAGCGCAGGACCCTCAGACAAGCGTTCCCAAGGCGATCCGCACGACAGTAGTCCGTTTGGCGCTGTTCTTCGTGGGTACGATTTTCGTACTGGCGACCTTGCTGCCCCGCGAGCAGGCGGGAATCATTGAAAGTCCGTTCGTGATGGTGTTTGAGCTGATTGGCATCCCGTACTCAGCTGACATTATGAACTTCGTCATTCTCACCGCCTTGATTTCCGCCGCTAACTCGGGGCTGTATGCAGCTTCGCGCATGCTTTGGACGTTGAGTGATCAAGGGCACATGCCCAAGCGCTACGCCAGGCTTTCGCGCCGGGGCACACCGGTTAACGCGATTGTTTTGAGCATGGCGGGTGCTGTGGCATCTCTGCTAAGCAGTGTGCTTGCCCCTGACACGGTTTACTTGGCCCTGGTGTCGATTTCGGGTCTTGCAGTCGTGGTCGTATGGATGAGCATCGCCGCGAGCCAAATCGCCTTCCGACGCCACTACGTGGCCAATGGCGGGCGAGTTGAAGATCTGCATTTCCGGGTGCGCGGCTACCCTTGGGTTCCCATTGGTGCGCTGTTGTGTTGCTTGCTGGCCTGTGTCGGTATTGCGTTTGATCCTGAGCAGAGAGTGGCGCTTTACTTCGGTCTTCCGTTTATCGCGTGGTGCTACTTTGTTTATTGGATCACTCGCAAGAAGCGGGAAGAGCGGTTGGCATTGGCAGCGGCTGTCCATCATTCCGCTGGCGCAGCGTGA
- a CDS encoding cystathionine gamma-synthase family protein, with product MDDKLKPDQSQGAGMGTRVVWGGEQVQHPYNATQTPIVVSAAYGYHDIDEWYDVALGKEPGFIYSRMSNPTVSVLEHKLCELESAESAVAFSTGMAAISGVLHTFLSCGQRVVSTRDSYGGTNKIFEEFLPRMGVEVTLCDTLDTEAIEHEIAKGCTVLYLETPTNPTLKVLDIRRLVAAAKRVGALVIADNTFATPLNQNPLALGVDVVVHSATKFLSGHGDVLGGVVCGTEQLMSQVRHYREINGASLDPFSAYLIIRGIKTLALRLRQQQASAQVLAEYLCTEPLVESVNYPGLPQHRSHVIARSQMRGFGAIISFVLVGGMDTVTRLLPLLKYAHRAGNLGAVETIYGPARTTSHVENTLEEREALGISEGLVRVSVGIEETADLLADLKQAFTLVRSKQNHARHHADNTERFTEVGA from the coding sequence ATGGATGACAAGCTAAAGCCCGACCAAAGCCAGGGTGCTGGTATGGGGACACGAGTGGTTTGGGGAGGGGAGCAAGTTCAGCATCCCTACAACGCTACCCAGACTCCCATCGTCGTCAGCGCCGCCTACGGTTACCATGACATCGATGAATGGTATGACGTGGCGTTGGGTAAAGAACCTGGTTTCATTTACAGCCGCATGAGCAACCCGACTGTCTCTGTCCTGGAACACAAACTCTGCGAGCTTGAAAGCGCAGAATCGGCTGTCGCTTTCAGTACCGGGATGGCGGCAATCAGTGGTGTGTTGCATACCTTCCTGTCCTGTGGTCAACGTGTGGTTTCTACCCGCGACAGCTACGGTGGCACTAACAAGATCTTTGAAGAGTTTCTCCCTCGCATGGGCGTCGAGGTCACGCTTTGCGATACCCTCGACACCGAAGCTATCGAGCATGAGATCGCTAAAGGCTGCACTGTTCTCTATCTGGAAACCCCGACGAACCCAACACTGAAAGTCCTGGATATTCGACGTCTCGTGGCGGCGGCGAAGCGTGTTGGGGCGTTGGTCATAGCAGACAACACGTTCGCGACGCCTTTGAATCAGAACCCCCTTGCACTCGGGGTTGATGTAGTCGTGCACAGTGCTACCAAGTTTCTATCCGGTCATGGCGATGTGCTTGGCGGTGTGGTCTGCGGCACCGAGCAGCTGATGTCTCAAGTTCGCCATTACCGCGAAATCAATGGAGCCTCGCTGGATCCTTTCTCGGCTTATCTCATCATCCGCGGTATCAAGACTCTGGCTTTGCGTTTGCGCCAGCAACAGGCGAGCGCGCAAGTGCTGGCCGAGTATCTATGCACCGAGCCACTGGTGGAGTCTGTGAACTATCCGGGACTCCCTCAACATCGAAGTCATGTCATTGCTCGCTCGCAGATGCGCGGATTCGGCGCAATCATCAGCTTCGTGCTGGTGGGAGGCATGGACACGGTGACTCGTTTGCTACCGCTGCTTAAGTATGCACATCGGGCGGGTAACTTAGGCGCGGTGGAAACCATCTACGGGCCGGCACGGACAACCAGCCACGTGGAAAACACCTTGGAGGAACGCGAAGCACTTGGAATTTCCGAGGGCTTGGTCAGGGTCTCCGTGGGTATTGAAGAGACGGCCGATTTATTGGCTGATCTTAAACAAGCATTCACGTTAGTTCGCAGTAAACAAAATCATGCACGTCACCACGCTGATAACACCGAGCGTTTCACTGAGGTGGGAGCCTGA
- a CDS encoding DUF2950 domain-containing protein: MGTLPHALAITAGLAWSCIVTAQQAFPTPEEAAQTFVEALGTERADQARLTELLGNEWRSFIPREGVERKDVDAFLKQYHEQHSIEKTSDRKAVLSVGRDHWTLPIPMIKAANGWRFDIDAGSAEVRARRIGRNELAALQSVLTYHDVQMDYASVDRDGDGALAYAQKIFSTAGKHDGLYWADDDSGQISPLGPLFGKTIAGEDWHGYHFRIIDGQGPSAPGGAYSYLIGDKMSRGFALIAWPAKYDDTGVMSFMISHEGQVFEKDLGPGGDKLAQSMKRFDPDDSWKVVTEGQE, encoded by the coding sequence ATGGGCACGCTCCCTCATGCCTTGGCGATAACTGCCGGCCTGGCGTGGTCATGCATTGTTACGGCACAGCAGGCATTTCCAACGCCAGAAGAGGCCGCTCAAACGTTCGTTGAAGCACTGGGTACGGAACGCGCCGACCAGGCACGCCTGACAGAACTGCTGGGTAATGAATGGCGCAGTTTCATCCCACGCGAAGGCGTGGAGCGCAAAGATGTGGATGCGTTTTTGAAGCAATACCACGAGCAACACAGCATTGAAAAAACCAGCGATCGCAAGGCGGTCCTGTCGGTCGGCCGTGACCACTGGACACTGCCTATCCCCATGATAAAAGCCGCGAACGGTTGGCGCTTCGACATCGACGCCGGTAGCGCCGAAGTCCGTGCACGTCGAATTGGCCGCAACGAACTCGCCGCGTTGCAATCAGTGCTGACTTATCATGACGTCCAGATGGACTATGCGTCAGTGGATCGCGACGGTGACGGCGCACTCGCCTATGCGCAAAAAATCTTCAGCACCGCCGGCAAGCACGACGGGCTTTATTGGGCGGATGACGATAGCGGTCAGATCAGCCCGTTGGGTCCCTTGTTCGGTAAAACCATTGCCGGCGAAGACTGGCATGGTTATCACTTCCGCATCATTGATGGCCAGGGGCCTTCCGCACCTGGCGGCGCCTATAGCTACCTCATCGGTGACAAGATGAGCCGTGGCTTTGCACTGATCGCCTGGCCGGCGAAATACGATGACACCGGGGTGATGAGTTTCATGATCAGTCATGAAGGACAGGTGTTCGAAAAAGACCTGGGACCCGGTGGTGACAAGTTGGCGCAGTCGATGAAGCGCTTTGATCCAGATGACAGTTGGAAGGTGGTTACGGAGGGTCAAGAGTAG
- a CDS encoding DUF3300 domain-containing protein has translation MRIPLFYAVSAVLFLSGPYCLAQPLDASATANAADTAPVTAAAKDAVFTQEQLDQMLAPIALYPDPLLAQVLMATTYPGEIAEAVTWSKAHPEAKGDDAVKQVASQPWDPSVQALVAFPQVLVTLGQDPVWVQRLGDAFLAQPDDVMGGVQRLRHQAQAAGNLQSNQYQNVTVQAAAAPAAPASSTSTIIIQPSDPQVVYVPSYNPTTTYGTWPYPASPPVYYPPPPAYYPGSALMAGLAFGTGVAIIGSLWGECDWGNNDIDIDVDRYNNINRNNQITNNQNKWQHNAAHRDGVPYRDSKSREQYGRQLGGANQREAYRGDDAQRAQAREKARSSMDKHGIERPATSNREARDRAREAQSGTSASNRMQAGTDRPKSSDRSQGTARNTRESQQPRKQTAQVNQREQGNAQARQAAQNRPSASTGSARNNAFAGARSPSQANAQASRGQASVASAQRPGASRSAGHQISRPSSPPARQRGGRR, from the coding sequence ATGCGCATTCCATTGTTTTACGCGGTGTCAGCTGTATTGTTTTTGAGCGGACCTTACTGCCTGGCGCAGCCATTGGATGCGAGCGCGACCGCAAACGCTGCCGATACAGCACCCGTCACGGCGGCGGCCAAAGATGCCGTGTTTACCCAGGAACAGCTGGATCAAATGCTGGCTCCCATTGCGCTTTACCCGGACCCACTGCTGGCACAGGTGCTGATGGCCACCACGTACCCCGGGGAAATCGCCGAGGCGGTAACCTGGTCTAAAGCACACCCTGAAGCCAAGGGCGATGATGCGGTCAAACAAGTGGCAAGCCAGCCCTGGGATCCGAGCGTGCAAGCGCTGGTCGCTTTCCCACAGGTGCTGGTAACGCTGGGACAGGATCCCGTCTGGGTACAACGCCTGGGTGATGCCTTCCTGGCGCAGCCCGACGATGTCATGGGGGGCGTGCAACGCTTGCGTCATCAGGCGCAAGCAGCAGGCAACCTGCAGAGCAACCAATATCAGAACGTGACGGTTCAGGCTGCCGCGGCACCGGCAGCTCCGGCCAGCAGCACTTCCACCATCATCATTCAGCCCTCCGATCCGCAGGTGGTGTACGTCCCCAGTTATAACCCGACAACAACCTACGGCACCTGGCCCTATCCAGCGTCGCCTCCCGTTTACTATCCACCGCCGCCAGCCTATTACCCCGGATCGGCATTGATGGCCGGGTTGGCGTTTGGTACCGGTGTGGCGATCATCGGCTCGTTGTGGGGTGAATGTGACTGGGGCAATAACGACATCGACATTGATGTCGATCGCTACAACAACATCAATCGCAACAACCAGATCACCAATAACCAGAACAAGTGGCAGCACAACGCCGCTCATCGCGATGGCGTTCCCTATCGAGACAGCAAGAGCCGCGAACAGTACGGCCGACAACTGGGTGGCGCCAATCAGCGAGAGGCCTATCGAGGGGACGATGCTCAGCGCGCCCAGGCTCGTGAAAAAGCCCGCAGTTCAATGGACAAGCACGGTATCGAACGACCTGCCACCAGCAACCGCGAAGCCCGTGATCGAGCACGCGAAGCCCAGTCTGGAACCTCGGCCAGCAATCGGATGCAAGCAGGTACAGACAGACCGAAGTCGTCTGACAGAAGCCAGGGTACTGCCAGAAATACTCGGGAGAGTCAGCAACCCAGGAAACAGACCGCTCAGGTAAATCAGCGCGAACAGGGTAACGCTCAGGCGCGCCAAGCTGCGCAAAACCGGCCGTCCGCCAGTACGGGAAGTGCCCGCAACAATGCATTCGCCGGTGCGCGCTCACCGTCCCAGGCTAACGCACAGGCCAGTCGTGGCCAGGCCAGCGTGGCATCCGCCCAGCGCCCCGGTGCCTCGCGTTCAGCCGGCCATCAGATCAGTCGCCCCTCCAGTCCACCCGCGCGTCAAAGAGGGGGCCGTCGTTGA
- a CDS encoding MliC family protein: protein MKTLTRLLAASVCAATGTCANASPTFQTSFDCATAKASVEKLICRDPQLMQMDIELTRLYRLALTDDHSVPPPDKILIDQQFWIEARNQCASTSEAKACAIRSYAERAHQLRQGSAIARTKDPDRLTEGPLAFRCTGLNALIAATFFNTQPGVVYLKWANASITLNQVPSDSGTQYTGKDSQGSYSFWQDGNVVLFQKPGSGEMSCTAEPIG from the coding sequence ATGAAAACGCTCACCCGTCTGCTCGCTGCCAGCGTTTGCGCGGCGACGGGCACCTGTGCCAATGCTTCGCCGACCTTCCAGACCAGCTTCGACTGCGCCACGGCAAAGGCATCCGTCGAAAAGCTTATTTGTCGCGACCCACAACTGATGCAGATGGATATCGAACTGACGCGTCTTTATCGCCTGGCGCTCACCGATGATCATTCAGTGCCGCCTCCAGACAAAATCTTGATCGACCAGCAGTTCTGGATCGAAGCCCGCAATCAGTGTGCCTCCACGTCTGAGGCCAAGGCATGCGCGATCCGAAGTTATGCCGAGCGCGCGCATCAGCTACGTCAAGGCTCGGCAATTGCGAGAACCAAAGATCCAGACAGACTCACCGAAGGCCCCCTGGCTTTTCGGTGTACAGGGTTAAACGCGTTGATTGCCGCCACTTTCTTTAACACCCAGCCGGGTGTCGTGTACCTGAAATGGGCGAACGCCTCGATCACCCTGAACCAAGTGCCGAGTGATTCGGGAACCCAATACACTGGCAAGGATTCCCAGGGAAGCTACAGCTTCTGGCAAGACGGCAACGTGGTGCTTTTCCAGAAACCAGGCTCTGGGGAAATGAGTTGTACGGCCGAGCCGATCGGCTGA
- a CDS encoding patatin-like phospholipase family protein yields the protein MKPFQLRPSASTLNMLRQACLQRRDAVPPTLTEKALIPGIPDARYWLDQDLTPFIRDVSQANLREAEALASAGLPNDILPRANLLAVSGGGDAGTFAGGIIAGWTRHGSRPVFKVVTGISAGALVAPFAYLGPQYDDVIVRICNAVGPKDIFHARNMLTRLTSDGMAHSKPLSRLIAQHVTAGILAAIASEYAKGRLLMIGTTDLDSGRPVTWNMGAIASSQAPGALELFRNIMVASMSIPGAVSPVMIDVDVNGHPFQEMHVDGGVLTQVFLYPPGTVMALNQVPGARLRRERHFYVIRNGKLELQWSGTKRRTLNIGGRAISALIQNQGISDLDRIYRIAQQDGADFNLAYIGADFHISRLHKFDGEYMKRLFKYAFELSAKGYPWHKSPST from the coding sequence TTGAAACCATTCCAGCTCAGACCCAGCGCCTCAACCCTGAACATGTTGCGTCAAGCGTGCCTGCAACGCCGTGATGCGGTGCCGCCAACGTTAACGGAAAAAGCGCTGATCCCGGGCATTCCAGATGCTCGCTACTGGCTGGACCAGGACCTGACGCCGTTCATTCGGGATGTGAGCCAGGCCAACCTTCGAGAGGCTGAGGCGCTCGCCAGCGCAGGGCTACCGAACGACATCCTGCCGCGGGCAAATTTGCTGGCCGTTTCGGGCGGCGGCGACGCCGGCACATTCGCGGGGGGCATCATTGCGGGATGGACCCGGCATGGGTCTCGACCGGTGTTCAAAGTCGTCACCGGCATTAGCGCTGGCGCCCTGGTCGCCCCGTTTGCCTACCTGGGGCCCCAGTACGACGATGTCATTGTGCGTATCTGCAATGCAGTCGGTCCAAAAGACATTTTCCATGCGCGCAATATGCTGACCCGTCTTACCAGCGATGGTATGGCCCACAGCAAGCCACTGTCGCGGCTCATTGCGCAGCACGTCACTGCCGGGATTCTTGCGGCGATCGCATCGGAATACGCCAAGGGACGGCTCCTGATGATTGGTACAACCGACCTTGATTCAGGGCGCCCGGTCACCTGGAACATGGGCGCTATTGCCTCCAGCCAGGCACCGGGAGCGCTCGAGCTGTTTCGCAACATCATGGTCGCGTCGATGAGTATTCCCGGAGCCGTCTCACCCGTCATGATTGATGTGGACGTCAACGGCCACCCGTTTCAGGAAATGCACGTGGACGGAGGTGTCCTGACGCAGGTGTTCCTTTACCCACCCGGCACCGTGATGGCGCTGAACCAAGTGCCCGGGGCGCGTTTGCGGCGTGAACGGCATTTCTATGTCATTCGCAACGGCAAGCTGGAACTGCAATGGTCCGGAACCAAGCGCCGAACCTTGAACATCGGTGGTCGAGCCATCAGCGCATTGATCCAGAATCAGGGGATCAGCGATCTGGATCGGATTTATCGAATTGCCCAGCAGGACGGGGCGGACTTCAACCTGGCGTACATCGGCGCCGACTTCCACATTTCTCGCCTCCATAAATTCGATGGCGAGTACATGAAGCGCTTGTTCAAATACGCCTTTGAACTCAGTGCCAAAGGCTATCCGTGGCATAAATCGCCGAGTACGTGA
- a CDS encoding response regulator transcription factor produces the protein MAGVTEHVVYVVDDDQGMLDSTVWLLESVGLKALPFTSGVEFLNACDATLAACVLLDVRMPGMGGLNVQEEMRARELNLPIIFVSGHADVPIVVRAFKAGAHDFIEKPYNEQLLLDSVQQALSNCAASRSGNQGHEALQARLLTLTPRERDVLLPLVQGYTTREIAEQLGVSAKTVDLYRSRVMKRMQANTLPDLVGMAIAAELVDPLKLR, from the coding sequence ATGGCAGGTGTGACGGAGCACGTGGTGTATGTGGTCGACGATGACCAAGGCATGCTCGATTCGACAGTCTGGTTGCTGGAGTCGGTAGGGCTCAAAGCCTTGCCGTTTACCAGTGGCGTGGAGTTTCTCAATGCCTGTGATGCCACGCTCGCTGCCTGCGTGCTGCTCGATGTTCGCATGCCCGGCATGGGTGGTTTGAACGTGCAGGAAGAAATGCGCGCACGTGAGCTGAACCTGCCGATCATTTTCGTCAGCGGGCACGCGGACGTGCCGATCGTGGTTCGCGCCTTCAAGGCGGGCGCCCATGACTTCATCGAGAAGCCCTACAACGAGCAGTTGCTGCTGGACAGCGTGCAACAGGCGCTCAGCAACTGCGCGGCAAGCCGCTCGGGCAATCAAGGGCACGAAGCCTTGCAGGCACGTTTGCTGACACTGACCCCGCGGGAGCGCGATGTCTTGCTGCCGCTGGTCCAGGGTTACACCACCCGGGAGATCGCCGAGCAACTGGGCGTCAGTGCGAAAACCGTCGACCTGTATCGTTCGCGGGTGATGAAACGCATGCAGGCCAATACCTTGCCGGACCTGGTGGGCATGGCCATCGCCGCTGAACTGGTTGATCCGCTGAAGCTGCGGTGA
- a CDS encoding PAS domain S-box protein, whose product MTLTPVRLHSWLRLQREGVSLAARADALCRALQDCPEVRRAVYLSWQPNARIYSHEGAAQHFPPGLGDPSLASDQRLFDRLAEAGRLDLAQVRQLDCWLAGRLRRAAISHGQVFDLALQPGQAGLLLVEVCEGVSLDWLGWVQDLLTTLLSSVNGMLRGSPLLGHDPQPSLLLDAQGRPLEFNAALLALLAEKPLTDVLGFLPVNHRVLVRACLDQQRAIEGVEAQFEAQILIWTFIPDPQDNRVLARCRDATAQVLAEREAATARRLYRLIIENTTDLISRHTPDGRFLDASPASWTLLGYWPEELRGQMAQGLFHGQDLASLVQRARDALEQDGYHTMTYRIRHRDGHYLWFETASRAIRETYTGAVVEVVSVSRDITARVHAEENKRRLAEVVEANTDPVLFIDPEGQVTYLNPAARRILGIDEQQSMPALATLFASGDLARLQRDGWSSAERDGVWSTDARLQPPAGGTSVPVSLVLLAHRSAGGERYYSLVARDMTERELREVQQRRHQDELAHTARLVTLGELASGIAHEINQPLAAVVNYANASQRYLQTLGSNPQATAKVAQGLERITHHATHASEVIRRLRAFLRKGQRRMQALNFTEVAREAVRLCAWEASNCQVTIEDRLPDNLPPIYADRVLLEQVLLNLLRNAIDANREQHPGQPSLIVMAAGQGAGATVEISVQDQGPGVSEPELEQIFTPFYTSKADGLGLGLSMSRSIIEGFGGELQARRQPVGLLMCCRLPLAGPTKQQQE is encoded by the coding sequence ATGACCCTGACTCCCGTTCGATTGCACAGCTGGTTGCGCCTGCAGCGCGAGGGTGTGTCTCTGGCCGCCCGGGCCGATGCGTTGTGCCGTGCGCTGCAGGATTGCCCCGAGGTGCGCCGGGCGGTTTATCTGAGTTGGCAACCCAATGCGCGGATTTACAGCCACGAGGGCGCCGCCCAGCATTTTCCACCGGGGCTGGGCGACCCTTCGCTGGCCAGCGATCAGCGGTTGTTTGATCGGCTGGCCGAAGCGGGGCGGCTGGATCTGGCTCAAGTGCGTCAACTCGATTGTTGGCTGGCCGGCCGGCTGCGCCGGGCCGCTATCAGCCATGGCCAGGTGTTTGATCTGGCGTTGCAACCGGGGCAGGCGGGTTTGTTGCTGGTGGAAGTGTGCGAGGGCGTGAGTCTTGATTGGCTGGGTTGGGTGCAGGACTTGCTGACGACGTTGCTGAGCAGCGTCAACGGCATGCTGCGTGGCTCACCGCTGTTGGGGCACGACCCGCAACCGAGTCTGTTGCTCGATGCGCAGGGCCGACCGCTGGAGTTCAATGCCGCACTGTTGGCACTGCTCGCCGAAAAACCGCTGACCGATGTGCTGGGTTTTTTGCCGGTCAATCACCGGGTGCTGGTACGCGCCTGCCTGGACCAGCAACGCGCCATCGAAGGGGTCGAAGCCCAGTTCGAGGCGCAGATCCTGATCTGGACGTTTATCCCCGATCCGCAGGACAACCGTGTGCTCGCACGGTGTCGCGATGCCACGGCACAAGTGCTGGCCGAGCGTGAAGCGGCCACGGCACGGCGGCTGTACCGGCTGATCATTGAAAACACCACCGACCTGATTTCCAGGCATACACCGGACGGGCGCTTTCTCGATGCCTCGCCGGCGTCCTGGACATTGCTCGGCTACTGGCCGGAGGAGTTGCGCGGGCAAATGGCCCAAGGCTTGTTCCATGGCCAGGACCTGGCCAGCCTGGTACAGCGCGCGCGGGATGCCCTGGAGCAGGATGGTTATCACACGATGACGTATCGGATTCGCCATCGGGATGGGCATTACCTGTGGTTCGAAACCGCCAGCCGGGCGATTCGTGAGACCTATACCGGGGCCGTGGTGGAAGTGGTCAGCGTGTCCCGGGACATTACCGCCCGGGTGCACGCCGAGGAGAACAAGCGACGCCTGGCAGAAGTCGTCGAGGCCAACACCGATCCTGTGTTGTTCATCGACCCCGAGGGGCAAGTCACTTACCTCAATCCAGCGGCGCGGCGCATCCTGGGGATCGACGAGCAACAATCGATGCCAGCACTGGCAACGTTGTTCGCCAGCGGCGACCTGGCACGTCTGCAGCGTGATGGCTGGAGTAGCGCCGAACGCGACGGTGTCTGGAGCACCGATGCGCGATTGCAGCCACCGGCAGGCGGCACTTCAGTGCCGGTATCGCTGGTGCTGCTGGCGCACCGTTCGGCCGGCGGCGAGCGCTATTACTCGTTGGTGGCGCGGGACATGACCGAGCGTGAACTACGTGAAGTGCAACAGCGTCGCCATCAGGACGAACTGGCGCACACCGCGCGGTTGGTCACCCTGGGTGAATTGGCCTCGGGCATCGCTCACGAAATCAACCAGCCATTGGCAGCGGTCGTCAATTACGCCAATGCCAGCCAGCGCTATTTACAGACGCTGGGTTCCAATCCCCAGGCCACCGCCAAAGTGGCGCAAGGGCTGGAGCGCATTACCCATCACGCCACTCATGCTTCAGAAGTGATCAGACGTTTGCGGGCGTTTCTGCGCAAGGGGCAACGCCGCATGCAGGCCTTGAATTTCACCGAGGTCGCCCGCGAGGCCGTGCGTTTATGTGCCTGGGAGGCGAGCAATTGCCAAGTGACAATCGAGGATCGCCTGCCGGATAATCTACCGCCGATTTATGCCGACCGAGTGCTGCTGGAGCAGGTGCTGCTCAATCTGTTGCGCAATGCCATCGACGCCAACCGCGAACAACATCCGGGGCAGCCTTCGCTGATCGTGATGGCTGCGGGGCAGGGCGCTGGTGCAACCGTAGAAATCAGTGTGCAAGACCAGGGGCCAGGCGTCAGCGAGCCCGAACTGGAGCAGATATTTACCCCGTTCTATACCAGCAAGGCCGATGGCCTGGGGCTTGGCTTGTCCATGAGCCGCAGCATCATCGAAGGTTTTGGTGGCGAATTGCAGGCCCGACGCCAACCTGTCGGGCTGCTGATGTGCTGCCGTTTGCCGCTGGCCGGCCCAACAAAACAACAACAGGAATGA